A genomic stretch from Shewanella sediminis HAW-EB3 includes:
- a CDS encoding universal stress protein, whose amino-acid sequence MKRFKDILCVLEPVKVCEPALERAVTLAENNQACLTVVDVAPYVTVGIGMSDGGSGLANLQAAMVSIHKQRLEAFVEPFAKRVKIETKVLVGTPFLEIIREVLRNGRDLVIKVPEYQDWLERLFGSDDMHILRKCPCPVWLIKSQAPKTHRVILAAVDVDDTHQPQEMESRHALNRQVLEMASSLALAGAAELHIVHAWNVLGEGSMRHGAFMNASESEVNACVEQVRRQHEANLDDLMCEVSANMGQDTLHYLKPQKHLVKGGARKEIPALARHIDADLVVMGTVARTGVSGFIMGNTAESILNQIDCSVLASKPPGFKTPVILDD is encoded by the coding sequence ATGAAGAGATTTAAAGACATACTTTGTGTGTTGGAACCGGTGAAAGTTTGCGAACCGGCTCTGGAGCGTGCCGTCACTCTGGCCGAGAATAATCAGGCCTGTTTAACTGTGGTTGACGTGGCGCCATATGTCACTGTGGGGATTGGGATGTCTGATGGTGGCTCTGGCTTAGCCAATTTGCAGGCCGCGATGGTCAGTATACACAAACAACGACTGGAGGCATTCGTTGAGCCGTTCGCTAAGCGGGTTAAGATCGAAACTAAAGTATTGGTTGGCACGCCATTCCTGGAGATCATACGTGAGGTTCTGCGCAACGGGCGGGATCTGGTGATCAAAGTACCTGAATATCAGGATTGGTTAGAACGGTTATTTGGCAGTGACGATATGCATATCTTGCGCAAGTGCCCCTGTCCGGTTTGGTTAATCAAGTCGCAGGCCCCAAAGACCCACAGAGTCATCCTGGCCGCAGTCGATGTCGATGACACCCATCAGCCGCAAGAGATGGAATCACGACATGCACTTAACCGTCAGGTACTCGAAATGGCCAGCTCTCTGGCTCTGGCCGGGGCTGCCGAGCTGCATATCGTGCATGCATGGAATGTGTTAGGAGAGGGGTCCATGCGTCATGGGGCATTCATGAATGCGTCGGAAAGCGAAGTCAACGCCTGTGTCGAGCAAGTTAGACGACAACATGAGGCTAATCTGGATGATCTGATGTGCGAGGTGAGCGCCAATATGGGGCAGGATACTTTGCATTATCTTAAACCCCAAAAGCATCTGGTGAAGGGAGGAGCTCGCAAAGAGATACCGGCGCTGGCCAGGCATATCGACGCAGATCTTGTTGTTATGGGAACAGTAGCCCGTACTGGTGTATCAGGCTTTATCATGGGCAATACCGCGGAATCAATCCTGAATCAAATCGATTGCTCCGTACTCGCGAGCAAACCACCGGGCTTTAAAACGCCGGTTATATTGGACGACTAA
- a CDS encoding monovalent cation/H+ antiporter complex subunit F, protein MLRGPTAADRMLTAQLFGTTSVAAMLLLAQATDKPALRDVALVFALLAAVTAVAFIRRAWRVREKKHDGN, encoded by the coding sequence GTGTTGCGCGGTCCCACCGCCGCGGATCGCATGTTGACGGCACAGTTGTTCGGCACCACATCAGTGGCTGCAATGTTATTGCTGGCTCAGGCGACGGACAAACCGGCCCTACGTGATGTGGCACTGGTATTTGCCTTACTTGCGGCGGTAACTGCGGTAGCTTTTATCCGTCGCGCCTGGCGGGTTAGGGAGAAAAAGCATGACGGCAATTGA
- the mnhG gene encoding monovalent cation/H(+) antiporter subunit G, producing the protein MTAIDLISSVLLIAGGVFFLAGTLGLLRFPDVYTRLHALTKGDNVGLGLVIAGLAVQVQSWFTVGKLLMIWVLVMLASASISHLIARRALLRGIKPWKR; encoded by the coding sequence ATGACGGCAATTGATCTCATCTCCTCCGTCCTGCTCATCGCAGGGGGCGTTTTCTTTCTGGCTGGCACCCTGGGCCTGTTGCGGTTTCCTGATGTTTACACTCGCCTGCATGCCTTGACTAAAGGCGACAACGTGGGCCTTGGGCTGGTGATCGCAGGGCTGGCCGTTCAGGTACAAAGCTGGTTTACCGTGGGCAAGCTGCTGATGATTTGGGTATTGGTGATGCTCGCCAGCGCCAGTATTTCTCATTTGATTGCAAGACGTGCTTTGCTGCGGGGGATCAAGCCGTGGAAGCGCTGA
- a CDS encoding Na(+)/H(+) antiporter subunit B gives MEALTILNWVLDGLLGVSLFSLAWLALASTDIFKAIVLFISFGLLMALAWVRLNAPDIALAEAAIGAGLTGALLLAAYARLKDISNGASDGEDVQSHIQDDSDEEPK, from the coding sequence GTGGAAGCGCTGACCATACTAAACTGGGTGTTAGATGGCCTGTTGGGAGTGAGCTTGTTCAGTCTGGCCTGGCTGGCACTCGCGAGCACGGATATTTTCAAGGCGATTGTGCTGTTTATCAGCTTCGGGCTGCTGATGGCATTAGCTTGGGTGCGGCTCAATGCGCCGGATATAGCTCTGGCTGAGGCGGCTATTGGTGCGGGTCTGACCGGCGCCCTGTTGCTGGCCGCATACGCGCGACTCAAGGATATCAGTAACGGTGCATCTGACGGTGAGGACGTTCAGTCACATATTCAAGATGATTCAGATGAGGAACCAAAATAG
- a CDS encoding MnhB domain-containing protein — MERNPWLLPLLLMLCVGLGYTVLSMPEPVEGLPKMLVDNMEVSGVSNPVTAVLLNFRGYDTLLEMGVLMVALLGVWSLGGMPDYHETSPGLVLDIMSRQLVPVLILVAGYLLWIGADAPGGAFQAGSLLGAAGVLLLLCGWRIGNRCSGLPLRMLIVLGLGMFVMAGTALLLIEGGFLQYPPSVASELILMIEVAATLSIGATLAAMFLGRRPGGADK; from the coding sequence ATGGAGAGGAATCCTTGGTTGTTGCCATTGTTGCTGATGCTCTGTGTGGGTCTCGGTTATACCGTATTGTCTATGCCTGAACCTGTGGAAGGTCTGCCCAAAATGCTGGTCGACAACATGGAGGTTAGTGGCGTGTCTAATCCAGTGACTGCGGTGCTGCTCAACTTTCGCGGTTACGATACTTTGCTGGAGATGGGAGTGTTGATGGTGGCTCTGCTTGGCGTGTGGTCACTCGGCGGCATGCCTGATTATCACGAAACAAGCCCGGGGCTGGTTTTGGACATTATGTCACGTCAGCTGGTTCCCGTGCTGATCCTGGTGGCCGGTTATCTGTTGTGGATAGGCGCCGATGCGCCGGGGGGAGCCTTTCAAGCCGGATCTCTGCTGGGAGCTGCGGGAGTATTGCTGCTGCTTTGCGGATGGCGTATCGGCAACAGATGCTCAGGACTGCCATTGAGAATGCTTATAGTCCTGGGCCTGGGTATGTTTGTCATGGCCGGTACGGCTTTACTTCTGATAGAAGGTGGATTCTTACAGTATCCACCTTCTGTGGCCAGTGAGCTGATATTGATGATCGAAGTAGCGGCTACGCTGTCCATCGGTGCTACGCTGGCGGCCATGTTCCTGGGGAGACGACCGGGGGGGGCGGACAAATGA
- a CDS encoding NADH-quinone oxidoreductase subunit K — translation MGLFVLGLNALIVHAHLLRKILAVNVMSTGVFLVLVALSSRTEDVLPDPVPHAMVITGIVVSVSATALALILMLKVNRATGKNELPDRGRE, via the coding sequence GTGGGTTTGTTCGTTCTGGGCTTGAACGCCTTGATCGTTCACGCTCATTTGCTGCGCAAGATACTGGCTGTCAATGTGATGAGTACAGGCGTGTTTCTGGTGTTGGTGGCACTGTCTTCCCGTACTGAGGACGTCTTGCCGGATCCTGTTCCCCATGCCATGGTGATCACCGGCATCGTGGTTTCTGTGTCTGCTACAGCATTGGCACTCATCTTGATGCTGAAGGTAAATCGGGCAACCGGAAAAAATGAACTTCCCGACAGGGGCCGGGAGTGA
- a CDS encoding complex I subunit 5 family protein produces MNFPTGAGSDHCKRLSLLPMELILGDVPWIVVLIILPLMGGMACFLFPIISKSLGLLISLAVVACVWGLGWQLSEEGAQRYAVGGWGAPLGIDLYADGLSLLMVAVSALVGLGISVYSSGYFSRDKANHFWPLWLFLCGALNALFLSSDIFNLYVTLELLGLTAVALVALANGAEALTSAMRYLLVNLMGSLFYLLGVAFLYHSFGSLDIAILAQRAEPSPAVWAAVGLISTGLLLKTALFPMHFWLPAAHACAPAPVSALLSALVVKASFYILLRMWLEIFPMVGTSFAQLLGLLGAAAVLWGGIQALRQTRLKLLIAYSTVSQLGYLFLAFPLGISIAWKGALYMLLSHAVAKAAMFMAAGNILAAGGDDRIAALSSIAQRLPLTLTAFALAGISIMGLPPSGGFIAKWLLLEASIQSGQWWWGVILLLGGLLAAAYVFKVVGHVFTQAEQTLEARDVPARMEWTALGLALVVIFLGLFASWPLALMEIGSPFGEGGTG; encoded by the coding sequence ATGAACTTCCCGACAGGGGCCGGGAGTGATCACTGTAAACGGCTGAGTTTGCTGCCTATGGAGTTAATATTGGGGGACGTCCCGTGGATTGTGGTGCTGATCATCTTACCTTTAATGGGGGGCATGGCTTGCTTCCTGTTCCCGATAATATCTAAATCACTGGGTCTGCTTATTTCGCTGGCAGTTGTCGCTTGTGTGTGGGGGCTGGGTTGGCAACTGAGCGAGGAGGGGGCGCAGCGTTACGCCGTTGGTGGCTGGGGCGCCCCCCTGGGTATCGACCTTTACGCCGATGGGCTGAGTCTGCTTATGGTGGCGGTGTCGGCCTTGGTGGGATTGGGTATCAGCGTCTATTCCAGCGGTTATTTCAGTCGCGATAAAGCGAACCATTTTTGGCCGCTATGGTTGTTCCTGTGTGGAGCACTGAATGCACTGTTTCTATCTTCTGATATCTTCAATCTCTATGTCACACTGGAATTGCTGGGATTGACGGCAGTGGCCCTTGTGGCATTGGCCAATGGGGCGGAAGCCCTGACCTCAGCCATGCGTTATCTGCTGGTCAACCTGATGGGCTCCCTGTTTTACCTGCTGGGTGTTGCCTTTCTTTATCACAGTTTTGGCAGTCTGGATATTGCAATACTGGCGCAACGGGCGGAGCCGTCGCCTGCAGTGTGGGCGGCGGTAGGATTGATAAGTACCGGCCTGCTTCTTAAGACTGCGCTTTTCCCTATGCATTTCTGGTTACCGGCAGCTCATGCCTGTGCTCCGGCGCCGGTGAGTGCACTGTTGTCCGCATTGGTGGTCAAGGCTTCCTTCTATATTCTGCTGCGCATGTGGCTGGAGATCTTTCCAATGGTCGGTACTTCATTCGCTCAGTTACTGGGGTTGCTTGGCGCGGCGGCAGTCCTTTGGGGCGGGATCCAGGCACTGCGACAGACACGACTTAAATTGCTTATTGCCTACTCGACGGTATCGCAGCTAGGTTATCTGTTTTTGGCTTTTCCGTTGGGGATAAGTATTGCCTGGAAGGGAGCGCTATATATGTTGCTGTCTCATGCTGTGGCCAAAGCGGCAATGTTCATGGCGGCGGGAAATATACTGGCTGCCGGAGGAGATGATCGCATCGCGGCTCTCTCTTCGATAGCACAGCGTCTGCCCCTTACTTTGACAGCATTTGCCCTCGCGGGGATCAGTATTATGGGTCTACCGCCTAGTGGCGGGTTCATCGCCAAGTGGTTATTGCTGGAGGCATCAATACAGTCGGGGCAGTGGTGGTGGGGAGTTATTCTCCTTCTCGGCGGGTTACTGGCCGCTGCTTATGTTTTTAAGGTCGTAGGTCATGTGTTTACCCAAGCCGAGCAGACACTCGAGGCCCGAGATGTGCCGGCCAGAATGGAGTGGACCGCTCTGGGGCTGGCATTGGTGGTTATCTTTTTGGGGCTGTTCGCTTCCTGGCCGTTGGCGCTGATGGAGATTGGTTCCCCCTTTGGCGAAGGAGGTACCGGATGA
- a CDS encoding complex I subunit 5 family protein, translating into MNWSTALPLLVLGSSLIPGLMIFFLSEEHVVARTALNLASALLKIVLIGGMFWGMLHGYHYESRLPLLPGLDLVLRAEPLSMLFVLLSAGLWLVTTVYAIGYLEESPYRSRFFGFFSLCVTATVGIALAGNLMTFLVFYELLTLCTYPLIVHRGTEVARRAGRIYLTYTIAGGALLLLSSVWLYTLAGTLEFTARGFLSGLDTSLHPTLMLIFALLIAGLGVKAALLPLHGWLPLAMVAPAPVSALLHAVAVVKAGAFGIVRVVYDVYGIEFATGLGVTLPLTILAAATIIYGSLRALFQDELKRRLAFSTVSQVSYIVLGIAVAGPVATIGGLIHLVHQGVQKITLFFCAGNLAETLGIHKISEMNGVGWRMPWTMSAFTIGAFGMIGAPPLAGFFSKWYLGRGALDAGQDWVILILAGSSILNAAYFLPILYIAWFKKPPDSWPAERTFGRQETAWALLLPPLVTALMTLVLGLLASAPFGLLEWARLIVNRGLAQ; encoded by the coding sequence ATGAATTGGAGTACGGCCCTGCCATTGTTGGTCCTCGGCAGCTCTCTCATACCGGGATTGATGATCTTCTTTTTGTCCGAGGAGCATGTTGTTGCCCGCACAGCGCTTAATTTGGCCAGTGCGTTACTTAAAATAGTGCTGATTGGGGGAATGTTTTGGGGCATGTTACACGGCTACCATTACGAGTCACGCCTACCGCTACTGCCTGGACTCGATTTGGTACTGCGTGCCGAACCACTGTCGATGCTTTTCGTGCTGCTTTCCGCCGGATTGTGGCTGGTTACTACCGTTTATGCCATTGGTTATCTGGAGGAGTCACCTTACCGCAGCCGCTTTTTCGGCTTCTTCAGTCTGTGTGTAACGGCTACTGTCGGTATTGCTCTGGCGGGCAACCTGATGACCTTCTTGGTGTTTTATGAACTATTGACCCTGTGCACTTATCCGTTGATCGTACATCGCGGAACCGAGGTGGCGCGAAGAGCTGGCAGAATTTATCTGACCTATACTATCGCCGGTGGTGCATTGCTGCTGCTGTCGTCGGTGTGGCTCTATACCCTTGCCGGCACCCTGGAGTTTACGGCTCGCGGGTTCCTGTCTGGTCTCGATACCTCTCTGCACCCAACACTAATGTTAATCTTCGCATTGTTGATCGCCGGGCTGGGTGTAAAAGCGGCATTGCTTCCCCTGCATGGCTGGCTACCTCTGGCTATGGTGGCACCGGCACCGGTGAGTGCATTGCTGCATGCCGTGGCCGTGGTGAAGGCGGGGGCATTCGGTATTGTACGGGTCGTTTACGATGTGTATGGCATTGAGTTTGCCACTGGTTTGGGGGTGACATTACCTTTGACGATACTGGCTGCCGCAACTATTATTTACGGTTCGCTGCGGGCCTTGTTTCAGGATGAACTGAAGCGTCGGCTTGCGTTCTCTACGGTCAGCCAGGTGTCATACATAGTGCTAGGCATCGCGGTTGCCGGTCCCGTCGCGACTATTGGCGGTCTGATCCATCTGGTGCATCAGGGAGTACAGAAAATCACCCTGTTTTTTTGCGCAGGAAACCTCGCAGAGACGCTGGGAATTCACAAGATCAGTGAGATGAATGGAGTCGGTTGGCGCATGCCGTGGACCATGTCAGCATTCACGATTGGTGCCTTTGGTATGATAGGGGCGCCGCCGCTGGCAGGTTTTTTCAGCAAGTGGTATCTCGGACGAGGGGCATTGGATGCCGGGCAAGACTGGGTGATATTGATTCTGGCAGGTAGCAGTATACTCAATGCTGCCTACTTTCTGCCGATATTGTATATCGCTTGGTTTAAGAAGCCTCCCGACAGCTGGCCGGCAGAACGTACTTTCGGACGCCAAGAGACAGCGTGGGCGTTACTGCTTCCCCCATTGGTTACCGCTTTAATGACATTGGTTCTGGGGCTGTTAGCATCTGCGCCGTTTGGCCTATTGGAATGGGCTCGTTTAATTGTGAACCGAGGACTCGCGCAGTGA
- a CDS encoding proton-conducting transporter transmembrane domain-containing protein, with protein sequence MNGIVSAFLLVSALVLPLLLAFPALHRRLPWPVHIALLPAVALVFIPVDYCIELPWFQLGSGLGLDAGSRWWLAISVVVWGVAATSLHAPDGRDVYHPQTSLFLLSLAGQLGAILATDLVCFFAFTTLMGYACIGLLLADADESTRRAGRVYLVLLIFADIILFEAMVMAEAITEDLGFAILAHAVSLTKSSDLYLSIVIVGFALKVGLWPLHIWLPLAYASARPATALLLWVGPVATGLLGIVRWLPLGEMAAPMPGILLQAVGAVTILYVILFGFMRAQRKQLPAYVAIIVTGSFVMGLGAGLSDPALWNRYGDLAPIFIFTVGLGLAIMIVSFECYKAKGKVSGSKRADRTALEMEHWFKAFIRWGRRTGTDTLPKFRASWLARWDELWQKRVWQRAFDAGEYFLQRWSIAVTLFLLLVIVTVVLLLLDARSVL encoded by the coding sequence GTGAACGGCATAGTGAGTGCCTTTCTGCTTGTATCGGCACTGGTGTTGCCGCTGTTGCTGGCGTTTCCGGCATTGCATCGTCGTCTGCCCTGGCCTGTACATATTGCCCTGTTGCCAGCGGTTGCTCTGGTGTTTATCCCTGTAGATTATTGTATTGAACTGCCTTGGTTTCAGTTGGGATCAGGGCTGGGTCTCGATGCGGGGTCTCGCTGGTGGTTGGCGATATCAGTAGTGGTGTGGGGCGTTGCGGCAACCTCTTTGCACGCTCCGGATGGGCGTGATGTTTATCATCCTCAGACAAGCTTGTTTCTGTTATCTTTGGCGGGGCAGCTGGGCGCGATTCTGGCGACGGATTTGGTCTGTTTCTTCGCGTTCACGACCCTGATGGGGTATGCGTGTATTGGCCTGTTGCTTGCCGATGCAGATGAGTCGACTCGTCGCGCCGGACGGGTATACCTGGTGTTGCTGATCTTCGCGGATATTATCCTGTTTGAGGCTATGGTGATGGCCGAAGCGATAACTGAAGATCTGGGTTTCGCAATCCTGGCTCACGCAGTGTCGCTAACCAAATCCTCAGATCTCTATCTGTCGATAGTGATTGTTGGCTTCGCCCTCAAGGTGGGTTTATGGCCGTTACACATATGGCTGCCATTGGCCTATGCCTCTGCTCGCCCCGCAACGGCACTGCTGTTGTGGGTTGGTCCCGTCGCAACCGGCTTGCTTGGCATCGTACGCTGGCTGCCTCTGGGTGAGATGGCTGCGCCGATGCCGGGGATCTTGCTCCAGGCCGTTGGCGCAGTCACAATCCTTTATGTCATACTTTTTGGTTTTATGCGGGCACAACGCAAACAGCTACCAGCCTATGTTGCCATCATAGTGACGGGAAGCTTCGTTATGGGCTTGGGGGCTGGTTTGAGCGATCCTGCCTTATGGAACAGGTATGGAGATTTGGCCCCTATCTTCATTTTTACAGTTGGATTGGGATTGGCGATTATGATCGTCAGTTTCGAATGCTATAAGGCGAAGGGCAAGGTGTCCGGGTCGAAGAGGGCTGACCGGACAGCACTGGAGATGGAGCACTGGTTTAAAGCTTTCATTCGCTGGGGGCGGCGGACAGGAACCGATACTTTACCGAAATTCCGCGCTTCATGGCTTGCCAGATGGGATGAGCTCTGGCAAAAACGTGTATGGCAAAGAGCGTTCGACGCCGGTGAATACTTTTTGCAGCGTTGGTCAATTGCGGTCACTCTGTTTTTGCTGTTAGTTATCGTGACTGTGGTACTTTTGCTGCTGGATGCCAGGTCGGTTCTGTAG
- a CDS encoding helix-turn-helix domain-containing protein, whose product MTKLVIEYCEVTGFAIPEDYHHLKHLNDFDLIGYNVLLELLNTIENNSDNNIFFVELLPFIKRRFIPYLSQHLRDTSSSAQILNGLLNTFPNKSASVDWKIIHSKTEIELVSKRPSLMSSSSKYCDIYLYSFMLELLVENEAASGKDILSVKLPFERSHYAKYVDIFENVEFESNHMSILVRKPERETYEPESRTIELPNLTLIDQVTAAANTIDVNTLNLKSLSSLIGISERNLQRKLCSAGKKPTAIIKSVKFSRARQNLIRNKGCVKRTAYECGYTDLSNFTRLFVNITGLPPREYVKANTHLFR is encoded by the coding sequence ATGACTAAGTTAGTCATTGAATATTGTGAAGTTACTGGTTTTGCAATACCAGAAGATTATCATCACCTGAAACATTTAAATGACTTCGACCTTATCGGGTATAACGTACTTTTAGAACTACTGAATACGATTGAGAATAATTCAGACAACAATATCTTTTTCGTGGAGCTACTCCCTTTCATCAAGCGGCGATTCATCCCTTATTTAAGTCAGCATTTAAGAGATACCAGCAGTAGTGCCCAAATATTGAATGGACTCTTAAATACATTCCCAAATAAATCTGCCAGCGTTGATTGGAAAATCATTCATTCTAAAACTGAAATCGAATTAGTATCTAAGCGCCCCAGCCTCATGTCGTCCAGCTCGAAATATTGCGACATCTATCTTTACAGCTTCATGCTTGAGCTCTTAGTTGAAAATGAAGCGGCCTCCGGCAAAGACATACTCAGCGTTAAACTCCCATTTGAAAGGAGTCATTATGCCAAATACGTTGATATTTTTGAAAATGTAGAGTTTGAAAGTAACCATATGTCAATTCTGGTTAGAAAACCGGAACGAGAGACTTATGAACCTGAATCGAGAACCATCGAATTACCCAATCTAACCCTCATAGATCAAGTTACTGCAGCCGCAAATACTATTGATGTTAATACATTGAACTTAAAATCATTATCCTCATTAATCGGCATTTCCGAACGAAACCTCCAACGAAAATTATGTTCTGCAGGAAAAAAACCGACCGCAATAATAAAGAGTGTTAAGTTTTCAAGAGCACGTCAAAATCTAATCAGAAATAAGGGGTGCGTAAAGAGAACCGCTTATGAGTGTGGATATACAGATTTAAGTAATTTTACCCGGCTATTTGTAAATATTACCGGTCTCCCACCAAGAGAGTACGTTAAAGCTAACACTCATCTATTCAGGTAA
- a CDS encoding DmsE family decaheme c-type cytochrome, whose protein sequence is MKWYQITMRLLSVVICLSVSSGVSSTPWNDLTEGVLTELLMQKFSEGKYSKKGADSCLMCHKKSDTVMAIFDGVHGKMNHADAPMAGLQCEACHGPQGKHNRGGKEPMIAFGKESKLSAESKNSVCLGCHNDPEQMAWHSSNHNLNEVACSDCHQLHAAKDPVLDKLSVNDSCTSCHAQAKADMNKRSSHPLKWDQMTCIDCHSPHGSMSESALNKPTINDTCYLCHSEKRGPVLWEHAPVTENCVTCHNPHGSVNEGMLKSRAPQLCQQCHAPDGHASRVVQEPGMDAFGGGKSCLNCHSKIHGSNHPSGSLLQR, encoded by the coding sequence ATGAAATGGTATCAAATTACCATGCGACTGCTCAGTGTTGTTATATGCTTGAGTGTTTCATCTGGAGTCAGTTCGACTCCTTGGAATGATTTAACGGAAGGTGTATTAACTGAGCTGTTGATGCAGAAATTTTCTGAAGGGAAGTATTCCAAAAAAGGCGCCGACTCCTGTCTTATGTGTCATAAGAAGAGTGATACCGTCATGGCTATCTTCGATGGTGTTCATGGCAAGATGAATCACGCCGATGCTCCTATGGCAGGCCTGCAATGCGAAGCCTGTCATGGCCCGCAGGGCAAGCATAACAGGGGCGGAAAGGAGCCGATGATTGCGTTTGGCAAAGAGAGCAAGCTTTCTGCCGAAAGTAAAAACAGTGTCTGTCTGGGCTGTCACAACGATCCTGAGCAGATGGCTTGGCATAGCAGCAACCATAATCTCAATGAAGTGGCCTGCAGCGATTGCCATCAGCTGCATGCCGCCAAAGATCCTGTGCTCGACAAGCTCAGTGTCAACGATAGCTGCACCAGCTGTCACGCCCAGGCAAAAGCCGATATGAACAAGCGCTCATCTCACCCGCTGAAATGGGACCAGATGACCTGTATCGATTGTCACTCTCCTCACGGCTCCATGAGCGAAAGTGCCCTGAATAAACCGACAATTAATGACACCTGCTATTTATGTCACAGTGAGAAGCGTGGACCGGTTTTATGGGAACACGCACCGGTTACCGAGAACTGTGTTACCTGTCATAACCCCCATGGCAGCGTCAACGAAGGCATGCTGAAGAGCCGTGCGCCTCAACTCTGTCAGCAGTGTCATGCGCCCGATGGTCATGCCAGCCGAGTGGTGCAGGAACCGGGAATGGATGCCTTCGGCGGTGGTAAGAGTTGCTTGAACTGTCATAGCAAGATCCATGGTTCTAACCATCCATCAGGCAGCCTGCTGCAGCGCTAA